A stretch of Actinomycetota bacterium DNA encodes these proteins:
- a CDS encoding cytochrome P450, with translation MIDPFAPQALEDPYELYGALRDGEPVHQIAESELWMISRYADLVEAAAKPEVFSSHISAVIYAGQGPTPAVLQADPDAIGAVDVLATADPPDHTSQRKLMNRTFRHDRIVELERVAREFIESPLDDALTSGGVEWMSAAAVPLPVTIIANVLGMPSNDLEDLRRWADAGVDLLSGVASLERMMECWQEMTAFLAYLRDRLAAPEPGSVTAEIADAVERDDLNEREGVSLLLQLVIAGSESTASLIGSATLMLAEDPALQKQLREAPERIPVFIEEALRLESPFRGHFRITTQETSIGGVTLPKGARVMLMWGSANRDPSAFPEPDLLDLDRSHPKAHVGFGSGIHFCLGAPLARMETRVVLERLLARTSEFRAAEQTSGPRYVPSLFVRRLSLLNLSVVPQS, from the coding sequence GTGATCGACCCCTTCGCGCCGCAAGCCCTCGAGGATCCGTACGAGCTGTACGGCGCGCTGCGCGACGGTGAGCCCGTCCATCAGATCGCCGAGTCCGAGCTCTGGATGATCAGCCGATACGCCGACCTCGTCGAGGCCGCGGCGAAACCCGAGGTGTTCTCGAGCCACATCTCCGCCGTGATCTACGCGGGACAAGGTCCCACACCGGCCGTGCTCCAGGCCGACCCCGACGCGATCGGAGCCGTCGACGTGCTCGCGACCGCCGACCCGCCGGACCACACCTCCCAGCGCAAGTTGATGAACCGCACGTTCCGTCATGACAGGATCGTCGAGCTCGAGCGGGTCGCGCGCGAGTTCATCGAGTCGCCGCTCGACGACGCGCTGACGAGCGGCGGGGTCGAGTGGATGAGCGCCGCGGCCGTCCCGCTGCCGGTGACGATCATCGCCAACGTGCTCGGGATGCCGTCGAATGATCTCGAGGACCTGCGGCGCTGGGCCGACGCCGGCGTGGACCTGCTCTCCGGCGTCGCGTCGCTGGAACGCATGATGGAGTGCTGGCAGGAGATGACCGCGTTCCTCGCATACCTCCGCGACCGGCTCGCCGCGCCCGAGCCCGGCAGCGTTACGGCGGAGATCGCCGACGCCGTCGAGCGCGACGACCTGAACGAACGCGAAGGCGTCTCGCTGCTCCTTCAGCTCGTGATCGCCGGCAGCGAGTCGACGGCCAGCCTGATCGGGAGCGCGACGCTGATGCTCGCCGAGGACCCAGCGCTCCAGAAACAGCTTCGTGAAGCGCCGGAGCGCATCCCGGTGTTCATCGAGGAGGCCTTGCGGCTCGAGTCCCCTTTCCGAGGCCACTTCCGCATTACGACCCAAGAGACGTCGATCGGCGGCGTCACCTTGCCGAAGGGCGCCCGGGTGATGTTGATGTGGGGCTCGGCGAATCGCGATCCATCGGCCTTCCCCGAGCCGGATCTACTGGACTTGGATCGCAGCCATCCCAAAGCGCACGTCGGGTTCGGCTCGGGCATCCACTTCTGCCTCGGGGCACCGCTCGCTCGCATGGAGACGCGCGTGGTGTTGGAGCGTCTGCTCGCGAGAACCTCTGAGTTCCGTGCCGCCGAGCAGACGAGCGGACCGCGATACGTTCCGAGCCTGTTCGTGCGACGCTTGTCGCTGCTAAACCTTTCCGTCGTGCCTCAGTCGTAA